One genomic segment of Sphingorhabdus sp. M41 includes these proteins:
- a CDS encoding aromatic ring-hydroxylating oxygenase subunit alpha, which translates to MDKPSNIKPPNIGPDVMDREELVTYPTEAFLSRDYLEEEKSKLWPKIWQMVERESDLPDPGDWMTYDVAEESIIILRKDNGSLKAFHNVCPHRGRQLVSVPDMLPGKVHDVRGNNRKNFICGFHGWTYDTDGKNIFILDPQDWDNKLTPEMTCLSEVKVDCWGGYIYINMDPDCIPLKEWMGRAGEILDHFELSKMHYKWRQWAIYDCNWKTAIEAFLEPYHVAGTHTQLLAYGNYYALSKQYGLHSVSSYDTRDEDLKMAESSGTTRAGKGLDPRVSTYELIKENYETVNFSASTETLVKAASRLVDELPKGTPPADVIAHWMASAKQDDAARGVIWPEIPPEIMAEAGLAWGLWPNQNILHGVTFALCYRVRPYGDDPNKCVFESYALERYPEGEEPETEWVYADPIAENWGSVLAQDFANMEFVQKGMKSSGFRGPLPNPHQEQKVINLHRNLANFMGRGEVRKIT; encoded by the coding sequence ATGGATAAACCTAGCAATATCAAACCGCCGAACATCGGCCCGGACGTGATGGACCGTGAAGAACTGGTGACCTATCCGACCGAGGCTTTCCTGTCGCGGGACTATCTGGAAGAAGAAAAGTCAAAACTGTGGCCGAAAATCTGGCAAATGGTCGAGCGGGAAAGCGATCTGCCCGATCCCGGTGACTGGATGACCTATGATGTTGCCGAAGAATCGATCATCATCCTGCGCAAGGATAACGGATCGCTGAAGGCCTTTCACAATGTCTGCCCGCATCGTGGCCGCCAGCTGGTGAGCGTACCCGACATGCTGCCCGGCAAGGTCCATGATGTGCGCGGGAACAACCGCAAGAATTTCATTTGCGGCTTCCACGGCTGGACATATGACACCGACGGCAAAAATATCTTCATTCTCGATCCGCAGGACTGGGACAACAAGCTCACGCCGGAAATGACCTGCCTGAGCGAGGTCAAGGTCGATTGCTGGGGCGGCTATATCTACATCAACATGGATCCCGACTGTATCCCGCTGAAGGAGTGGATGGGACGCGCCGGAGAAATTCTCGATCATTTCGAGCTTTCCAAGATGCACTACAAGTGGCGCCAATGGGCGATTTACGACTGCAACTGGAAGACAGCGATCGAGGCCTTTCTGGAGCCCTATCATGTCGCCGGCACCCATACCCAGCTGCTCGCCTATGGCAATTATTATGCGCTTTCAAAACAATATGGCCTGCATTCGGTCAGCAGCTATGACACGCGTGACGAAGATCTGAAAATGGCCGAAAGTTCGGGCACGACCCGCGCCGGCAAGGGGCTGGACCCGCGCGTTTCGACCTATGAACTGATCAAGGAAAATTACGAGACCGTCAATTTTTCCGCCTCTACCGAGACTCTGGTCAAGGCGGCGAGCCGGCTGGTCGACGAACTGCCAAAGGGCACACCGCCAGCGGATGTCATCGCCCACTGGATGGCTTCGGCCAAGCAGGACGATGCGGCGCGCGGCGTGATCTGGCCGGAAATACCGCCGGAAATCATGGCGGAGGCCGGCCTCGCCTGGGGCCTGTGGCCAAACCAGAACATATTGCACGGCGTGACTTTCGCGCTCTGCTATCGGGTGCGTCCTTATGGCGATGATCCCAATAAATGCGTGTTCGAAAGCTATGCGCTGGAACGCTATCCCGAAGGGGAAGAGCCCGAAACCGAATGGGTCTATGCCGACCCGATCGCAGAAAACTGGGGCTCCGTACTGGCACAGGATTTTGCCAATATGGAATTTGTCCAGAAGGGCATGAAATCGAGCGGGTTTCGCGGCCCGCTGCCCAATCCACATCAAGAACAAAAAGTCATCAACCTGCATCGCAATCTGGCGAATTTCATGGGGCGTGGCGAAGTAAGGAAAATAACATGA
- a CDS encoding flavin-containing monooxygenase produces the protein MSCKPSNVPPAEELDIPALRERYKFEREKRLFRDGQKQYVRPQGGPVADFSVDPEAEIKPRDPITSEMDVVVLGAGWGGVLASYYLTQQGVSDFCNIDTAGDFGGVWYWNRYPGIQCDNESYCYLPLLEETGFMPSKKFADGEEIQGYTRQIAEKYGFADRALFHTQITSLTWDEAIQRWHVGTNRGDDIKARFVVMANGVLNMPKLPSIEGIDKFKGKLFHTARWDYDYTGGSYSNPVLDKLKDKKVALVGTGATAVQAVPYLAQYCEHLYVMQRTPSTVDARPNPPTDQEWLASLQPGWQAERKDNFHRGAMEAYGPGDTDLVCDFWTEISRNLKAELEAEGWPELSMEDMLARRDVMDHRVMERMRRRVDDLIESPELAEKLKPYYNFMCKRPLSSDVFYPAFNQDNVELIDVSETRGLQQLTEKGFIANGREYEADCIIFASGFEVTSALERRWGIDRIEGRDGLSLYDHWRNGPQTLHGTMTHGFPNQFYIGYIQGGLNASVTEQFGRQGEHIAHIIAEGLKRGATAVEPTKEAMDAYTDHFKATQMDNSEFLNACPPSYFSNEGASSHEWGLFRQWGAGWNDFMQTLKSWREKGDLEGLDISKDQAAE, from the coding sequence ATGTCCTGCAAACCAAGTAATGTCCCGCCTGCCGAAGAGCTTGATATCCCGGCCCTGAGGGAGCGATACAAGTTCGAACGGGAAAAGCGTCTGTTCCGGGATGGGCAGAAGCAATATGTCCGTCCGCAAGGCGGGCCTGTGGCCGATTTTTCTGTCGACCCCGAAGCCGAAATAAAGCCGCGTGATCCGATCACAAGCGAAATGGATGTCGTTGTGCTGGGCGCAGGCTGGGGTGGTGTGCTGGCATCCTATTATCTGACCCAACAGGGCGTCTCTGATTTTTGTAACATCGATACGGCCGGCGACTTTGGCGGCGTGTGGTACTGGAACCGCTATCCCGGCATCCAGTGCGACAATGAATCCTATTGTTATCTCCCGCTGCTCGAAGAAACCGGCTTCATGCCGTCCAAGAAATTCGCCGATGGCGAAGAAATTCAGGGCTATACGCGGCAGATTGCGGAGAAATACGGCTTTGCCGACCGGGCCCTGTTCCACACCCAGATCACGTCCCTGACCTGGGATGAAGCGATTCAGCGCTGGCACGTCGGCACCAACCGCGGTGATGATATCAAGGCGCGATTTGTGGTCATGGCAAACGGCGTACTCAACATGCCGAAATTGCCGTCAATCGAGGGAATTGATAAATTCAAGGGCAAGCTGTTCCATACAGCGCGCTGGGATTATGACTATACCGGCGGCAGCTACAGCAACCCTGTGCTCGACAAGCTGAAAGACAAGAAGGTCGCGCTTGTCGGGACCGGTGCTACTGCGGTTCAGGCCGTCCCGTATCTCGCCCAATATTGCGAACATCTCTATGTGATGCAGCGCACGCCATCGACTGTCGATGCGCGGCCCAATCCGCCGACGGATCAGGAATGGCTCGCTTCGCTCCAACCCGGTTGGCAAGCTGAGCGGAAGGACAATTTCCACCGCGGCGCGATGGAGGCCTATGGGCCCGGCGACACCGATCTGGTGTGCGATTTCTGGACCGAGATCAGCCGCAATCTGAAGGCAGAACTGGAAGCGGAGGGCTGGCCGGAACTGAGCATGGAGGACATGCTGGCCCGGCGCGATGTCATGGACCATCGCGTGATGGAACGGATGCGCCGCCGGGTTGACGACTTGATCGAAAGTCCCGAACTCGCCGAAAAGCTCAAGCCTTATTACAATTTCATGTGCAAGAGACCGCTTTCCAGCGATGTCTTTTACCCGGCTTTCAATCAGGACAATGTCGAGTTGATCGACGTATCGGAAACCCGCGGGCTGCAGCAGCTGACCGAAAAAGGCTTTATCGCCAATGGCAGGGAATATGAAGCGGATTGCATCATATTTGCCAGCGGCTTCGAAGTGACCAGCGCGCTGGAACGCCGCTGGGGCATCGACAGAATCGAAGGCCGGGACGGGCTCTCGCTCTATGATCACTGGCGCAACGGACCGCAGACCCTGCACGGAACCATGACCCATGGCTTCCCGAACCAGTTCTATATCGGCTATATTCAGGGCGGGCTCAACGCCTCGGTCACCGAACAGTTCGGTCGTCAGGGCGAACATATCGCACATATCATCGCCGAAGGGCTGAAGCGCGGCGCGACGGCTGTCGAGCCGACCAAGGAAGCGATGGACGCTTATACCGACCATTTCAAAGCCACCCAGATGGATAATAGCGAATTTCTGAATGCCTGCCCGCCGAGCTATTTCAGCAACGAGGGTGCAAGCAGCCATGAATGGGGCCTGTTCCGTCAATGGGGTGCCGGCTGGAATGACTTCATGCAGACATTGAAATCATGGCGCGAGAAGGGTGATCTGGAAGGTCTGGATATAAGCAAAGATCAAGCGGCGGAATAG
- the acuI gene encoding acrylyl-CoA reductase (NADPH), translating into MFNAIVIDKNDDGQSVALTQVDEANLPEGDVLVDVAYSTLNFKDGLAITGSSPVVRSFPMIPGIDLAGTVRESSHADYKAGDKVVLNGWGVGEAHWGGLAQVARLKGDWLVGLPKAFDEKQAMAIGTAGYTAALCVDALVDHGVTPDQGEVLVTGATGGVGSVAIALLKAAGFTVAALTGKPDEADYLKGLGADRIIDRAEMGEKGKPMQRETWAGVVDTAGSFTLANACAQTKYGGTVAACGLAQGFDLPATVMPFILRGVSLLGVDSVMAPKAKRLKAWDRLAKDLDPAALESIGQEITLSEAVDTAKKFMSGEVRGRYIVDVNA; encoded by the coding sequence ATGTTCAACGCAATCGTAATCGACAAGAATGATGATGGCCAATCGGTCGCCCTTACCCAGGTCGACGAAGCAAATCTGCCCGAAGGCGATGTGCTGGTCGACGTCGCCTATTCGACGCTGAATTTCAAGGACGGCCTGGCGATCACCGGCAGTTCACCAGTGGTACGCAGCTTCCCGATGATCCCCGGCATCGACCTTGCCGGTACGGTTCGGGAATCATCGCACGCCGACTATAAGGCAGGTGACAAGGTTGTGCTCAATGGCTGGGGCGTGGGCGAAGCGCATTGGGGCGGCCTGGCGCAGGTTGCACGGCTCAAGGGTGACTGGCTGGTCGGCCTCCCCAAGGCATTTGATGAAAAACAGGCGATGGCCATCGGCACGGCCGGATATACCGCAGCATTGTGCGTCGACGCGCTGGTCGACCATGGCGTGACACCCGATCAGGGTGAAGTGCTGGTTACCGGTGCGACCGGTGGAGTGGGTTCGGTTGCAATCGCGCTGCTGAAAGCGGCCGGTTTCACCGTTGCTGCGCTCACCGGCAAGCCGGATGAAGCGGACTATCTCAAGGGGCTTGGCGCTGACCGGATCATTGATCGCGCGGAAATGGGCGAGAAAGGCAAGCCGATGCAGCGAGAAACCTGGGCTGGTGTCGTTGACACAGCGGGCAGCTTCACGCTCGCCAATGCCTGCGCGCAGACAAAATATGGCGGCACGGTCGCTGCTTGCGGACTGGCACAGGGTTTTGATCTGCCGGCAACCGTGATGCCGTTCATCCTGCGCGGCGTTTCGCTGCTCGGGGTAGACAGCGTCATGGCGCCGAAGGCCAAGCGACTGAAGGCATGGGATCGCCTCGCCAAGGATCTTGATCCCGCCGCACTGGAATCCATCGGTCAGGAAATCACCCTGTCCGAGGCGGTCGATACGGCGAAAAAATTCATGTCGGGTGAAGTGCGCGGGCGCTACATCGTCGACGTGAACGCCTGA
- a CDS encoding nuclear transport factor 2 family protein, with amino-acid sequence MDIALEDLLDHEYIRRCIARLARGEDRRNADLIQSAFWPDAVVDYGVFKGSFDEYLAWVVPGADAITNTQHVVAQSHIELENDGAKVETQVVSYHRLDMGEGERDTVIGGRYLDIFEKRDKQWRIGSRKMLYDWYQDWGDSIDWSKGVMGQQFSDSRFSGRAKNDWSNEFFAGNQP; translated from the coding sequence ATGGACATTGCGCTCGAAGACCTTCTCGATCATGAATATATTCGCCGCTGTATCGCCCGGCTGGCGCGGGGAGAAGACCGGCGCAACGCCGATCTCATCCAGTCGGCTTTCTGGCCAGATGCGGTCGTGGATTATGGTGTGTTCAAAGGCAGTTTTGACGAATATCTCGCCTGGGTAGTGCCAGGAGCCGACGCGATCACCAACACCCAGCATGTTGTCGCGCAAAGCCATATCGAGCTGGAAAATGATGGAGCGAAGGTAGAGACTCAGGTCGTTTCCTATCACCGACTGGACATGGGGGAAGGCGAACGCGACACCGTGATCGGCGGGCGTTATCTCGACATATTCGAAAAGCGCGACAAGCAGTGGCGGATCGGATCACGCAAGATGCTGTATGACTGGTACCAGGACTGGGGCGATTCGATCGACTGGTCGAAGGGCGTGATGGGTCAGCAGTTCAGCGATTCCCGCTTTTCCGGGCGTGCCAAGAACGACTGGAGCAACGAGTTTTTTGCAGGGAACCAGCCTTAG
- a CDS encoding SDR family NAD(P)-dependent oxidoreductase, whose protein sequence is MDNLEGRIAVVTGASRGMGRGIALALAEQGATVYVTGRTVTDGKHSLPGTIAATARECDERGGRGIAVQVDHSNDEEIAGLFARIAEEQGRLDILVNNAIAIPDELTQPGGFWEKPVSNWSMIDIGLRAAYVASWQAAQIMVPQHSGLIVAISGYVGVTYTYSALFGTCKTALDRMARDMAVELKPSGVASLSLWQGFTYTERATENLKSVPGMASQLNSAVGSSVEFPGRVIASLAGDERIMEKSGGTFIAPELAAEYGITDIDGRIIPSLREERGAPIWQPV, encoded by the coding sequence ATGGATAATCTGGAGGGCAGAATTGCCGTTGTAACCGGGGCAAGTCGTGGGATGGGACGCGGAATCGCGCTCGCACTGGCCGAACAGGGTGCAACGGTTTACGTTACCGGTCGCACGGTTACCGATGGCAAGCATTCGCTGCCCGGTACGATCGCCGCAACGGCGCGGGAATGCGACGAACGCGGCGGCCGGGGCATCGCGGTGCAGGTCGACCATTCGAACGATGAAGAAATTGCCGGGCTGTTTGCGCGAATTGCCGAGGAGCAGGGACGTCTGGATATCCTGGTCAATAATGCCATTGCCATTCCCGACGAACTGACCCAGCCAGGAGGTTTCTGGGAAAAGCCCGTGTCCAACTGGTCGATGATCGATATCGGGCTTCGCGCAGCATATGTCGCATCCTGGCAAGCCGCGCAGATCATGGTCCCGCAACACTCCGGACTGATAGTCGCTATCTCCGGATATGTCGGGGTGACCTACACCTACAGCGCGTTGTTCGGGACGTGCAAAACCGCGCTCGACCGGATGGCAAGGGATATGGCGGTTGAACTCAAGCCGAGCGGTGTCGCCTCACTCTCCCTGTGGCAGGGTTTCACTTATACCGAACGCGCCACGGAAAATCTCAAATCTGTTCCCGGAATGGCATCCCAGTTGAACAGCGCAGTGGGTAGCTCGGTTGAGTTTCCCGGCCGCGTGATTGCCAGTCTCGCCGGCGACGAACGGATCATGGAAAAAAGCGGCGGCACATTCATCGCGCCTGAACTGGCGGCTGAATATGGCATTACCGATATTGACGGCCGGATCATCCCTTCGTTGCGTGAAGAGCGCGGCGCTCCGATATGGCAGCCGGTCTAA
- a CDS encoding FAS1-like dehydratase domain-containing protein, whose translation MSTPKLDCSDLDNYMGKSMQPARMVDPFANCDIRRWVQAMHYPNRLHYDTNYAMQSRHGELIAPQSFPVTMDDGHGSAPSCIGKIPNSHMLFGGDEWWFYGPTVKGGDRIWNERIPFDYTIKETSFAGPTCFQRGDNFYYNQHGDLVAKQRSTSIRYGQEAGEASQSGTTEGHEEPVWTDDELEKLEERKFEWIKMLHDLGHSPRYWDDVKKDTALPERVFGIHSIVSFTTEWRSYTFTQWGSMHRRTDLNMAELGFVGPMAGPEQDPTEEAINPENTDGAYIGPSRGHLFPRWARYIGMPRGYGYGASMGAWITDYFAGWASEWGMVRHSKCNYRSPALTGDITIMTGNILDKYVDEDGRHMVAVDCRMVNQLGAVLATATAEIELFKRPE comes from the coding sequence GTGTCAACTCCCAAGCTCGATTGCTCTGATCTCGACAATTATATGGGCAAATCCATGCAGCCTGCCCGGATGGTCGATCCTTTTGCCAATTGCGATATCCGGCGCTGGGTACAGGCGATGCATTATCCGAACCGGCTTCATTATGACACCAACTATGCCATGCAGAGCCGCCACGGCGAGCTGATTGCGCCGCAAAGCTTCCCGGTCACCATGGATGACGGCCATGGCTCGGCACCGTCCTGCATCGGCAAGATACCCAATTCCCACATGCTGTTCGGCGGCGACGAATGGTGGTTCTATGGCCCCACGGTCAAAGGCGGCGACCGGATCTGGAACGAGCGCATTCCCTTTGACTATACGATCAAGGAAACCAGCTTCGCCGGACCGACCTGTTTCCAGCGTGGCGACAATTTTTATTATAACCAGCACGGCGATCTCGTCGCCAAGCAACGCTCGACCTCGATCCGCTACGGCCAGGAAGCGGGCGAAGCGAGCCAGTCCGGCACGACCGAAGGCCATGAGGAACCGGTGTGGACCGATGACGAGCTGGAAAAGCTGGAAGAGCGCAAGTTCGAGTGGATCAAGATGCTCCACGACCTTGGCCACAGCCCGCGTTACTGGGACGATGTCAAGAAGGACACCGCCCTGCCCGAGCGCGTGTTCGGCATCCATTCGATCGTCAGCTTCACCACCGAATGGCGCAGCTACACCTTCACGCAATGGGGCAGCATGCACCGTCGCACCGATCTCAACATGGCGGAACTCGGCTTTGTCGGTCCGATGGCCGGACCGGAGCAGGATCCGACCGAGGAAGCGATCAATCCGGAAAATACCGACGGCGCCTATATCGGCCCGTCGCGCGGACATCTGTTCCCACGCTGGGCGCGCTATATCGGCATGCCGCGCGGCTATGGCTATGGCGCATCGATGGGAGCGTGGATCACCGACTATTTCGCTGGCTGGGCCAGCGAATGGGGCATGGTCCGCCACAGCAAGTGCAATTATCGCAGCCCCGCGCTGACCGGCGATATCACGATCATGACCGGCAATATCCTCGACAAATATGTCGACGAGGATGGGCGCCACATGGTTGCGGTCGATTGCCGGATGGTCAACCAGCTGGGCGCGGTGCTGGCGACGGCAACGGCGGAGATCGAGCTGTTCAAACGACCCGAGTGA
- a CDS encoding class I adenylate-forming enzyme family protein: MPVKPLSIVAGPPLAEEEGIGELTLSGWFLEVTEQFADREALVFYDEGKRVSWTYADLRDRAFEAARALIAAGVGKGTRVGILMTNRPEFLAATFGTALAGGVATTISTFSTQDELEHLVNLSCCSVLLLERQILKRDFSALMEAIEPEISNCSPGQIISETFPFLTHVAAIGEASGGIETWDDFLARGQNISDDRVLARAKLNRPSDPGVLFFSSGSTAMPKGVLSAHRGVTLQLWRFPKYYGVERTPRVWSANGFFWSGNFAMAFGGGLTKGGALVLQSTFQPEQALALMETEKANQVHAWPHQWEQLVAAPNWASVDLSEMYYVDRTSPLAAHPTIDTDWREPYATYGNTETFTFSSTFPSNTPEDVIGGSHGKPCPGNIFKIVAPLTGETVPMGERGEICVKGPTMMLGYIGIPLDETLDDEGYLRTGDGGWFDDQGRLHWEGRLNDIIKTGGANVSPLEIDAVLKKNPGIKAVQTVGIPHDTLGELVVSCIVLHDGANLDQSAVQAFAKEKLASYKVPRRVLFFAEDDLELTGSSKIKAADVKALASQRLSGET, translated from the coding sequence ATGCCGGTAAAGCCTCTTTCCATCGTCGCAGGTCCTCCTCTTGCAGAAGAGGAGGGTATCGGGGAACTAACGCTTTCCGGCTGGTTCCTGGAGGTCACCGAACAATTTGCCGACCGTGAGGCCCTGGTGTTCTATGACGAGGGAAAGCGCGTCAGCTGGACCTATGCGGACCTGCGCGACCGGGCATTCGAGGCGGCGCGCGCCTTGATTGCGGCCGGGGTCGGCAAGGGCACGCGCGTCGGCATATTGATGACCAACCGGCCGGAATTTTTGGCTGCGACGTTCGGGACGGCGCTGGCTGGCGGGGTTGCGACGACGATCTCGACTTTTTCAACGCAGGACGAGCTGGAGCATCTGGTGAATCTGTCCTGTTGCTCGGTGCTGCTGCTCGAACGGCAGATACTCAAGAGGGATTTTTCCGCCCTGATGGAAGCGATCGAGCCGGAAATCAGCAACTGCTCTCCCGGTCAGATCATATCCGAAACTTTTCCTTTCCTCACCCATGTCGCTGCCATCGGCGAAGCGAGCGGTGGGATCGAGACTTGGGATGATTTTCTCGCTCGCGGACAAAATATCAGTGACGACCGCGTTCTTGCCCGAGCCAAGCTAAACCGGCCGTCCGATCCTGGCGTCCTGTTCTTCTCCTCAGGCTCCACTGCCATGCCCAAAGGCGTGCTGTCCGCGCATCGCGGAGTCACCCTGCAACTGTGGCGCTTCCCGAAATATTATGGCGTCGAACGTACGCCGCGGGTCTGGTCGGCGAACGGGTTTTTCTGGTCGGGCAATTTCGCCATGGCCTTTGGTGGCGGGCTGACAAAGGGTGGCGCTTTGGTGTTGCAGTCGACCTTCCAGCCCGAGCAGGCACTGGCGCTGATGGAGACCGAAAAGGCGAACCAGGTCCATGCCTGGCCGCACCAGTGGGAGCAACTTGTCGCGGCGCCAAACTGGGCCAGCGTTGATCTGTCAGAAATGTATTATGTCGATCGGACTTCGCCGCTGGCAGCGCATCCGACCATCGATACCGATTGGCGAGAGCCTTATGCCACTTACGGCAACACCGAGACCTTCACCTTCAGTTCGACCTTCCCCTCCAACACGCCCGAGGATGTGATCGGGGGGTCCCATGGCAAGCCCTGTCCGGGTAATATATTCAAGATCGTGGCGCCGCTGACAGGCGAAACGGTGCCGATGGGCGAACGTGGCGAAATTTGCGTCAAGGGTCCGACGATGATGCTCGGCTATATCGGCATCCCGCTCGACGAGACGCTCGATGACGAAGGCTATTTGCGCACCGGCGACGGCGGCTGGTTTGACGATCAGGGCCGACTGCACTGGGAGGGGCGGCTCAACGACATTATCAAGACAGGCGGAGCCAATGTTTCCCCGCTCGAAATTGACGCCGTGCTCAAGAAAAATCCCGGCATCAAGGCAGTGCAGACAGTGGGCATTCCCCACGATACTCTTGGTGAGCTCGTTGTGTCCTGTATCGTGTTGCACGACGGTGCAAATCTGGATCAGAGCGCGGTTCAGGCCTTCGCCAAGGAGAAACTGGCCAGCTACAAGGTGCCGCGACGGGTGCTGTTCTTCGCCGAAGATGATCTGGAACTCACTGGCAGCTCCAAGATCAAGGCTGCCGATGTAAAGGCACTCGCATCCCAGCGTCTGTCAGGAGAAACATGA
- a CDS encoding sulfotransferase family protein, with protein MGTITTQELLDRASAQTGLDDFGDLPFRDALDRLMDSASGEAKLSEAGAERFAGSIIGYLVNRLKIVDYLKKHPDLLEQPIEKPMFVFGLPRTGTTLTINMLASDPARRNYMRWEALSSVPPSKSSGYKDDERYLAEQQRIDMSQKYMPHLSAIHHEDADSPSEDQFAMAMSFCSQLFDSILDVPGYHKWFLHEADYEPAFRFQKMQLQLMQAENGGRWTLKNPWHPLYLDALTNVYPDAQLVMTHRDPLQVVGSACSLVNTVRPIYSDAVDGRRIADALMETFDLMIERQQAYRAKHGEDAIFDIDYAEQVRDPVGMMAKVYDHFNEPLTAEAEAAMRACIAENPKGKHGKHKYTLEEFGVSEDEVRERYKDYRDRFGFA; from the coding sequence GTGGGAACGATTACAACGCAGGAATTGCTGGACCGGGCAAGCGCCCAGACAGGGCTGGATGACTTTGGCGATCTTCCGTTTCGCGATGCGCTGGATCGCCTGATGGATTCGGCCAGCGGCGAAGCGAAGTTGAGCGAAGCGGGGGCAGAACGCTTTGCAGGATCGATAATCGGTTATCTGGTCAATCGCCTGAAGATCGTGGATTATCTCAAAAAGCATCCCGACCTGCTCGAACAGCCGATTGAAAAGCCCATGTTTGTCTTTGGACTGCCCCGCACGGGCACCACGCTGACGATCAACATGCTGGCCTCCGACCCTGCTCGCCGCAACTATATGCGTTGGGAAGCACTGAGCTCGGTGCCGCCATCGAAATCGAGCGGATATAAGGATGACGAACGCTATCTCGCCGAGCAACAGCGGATCGATATGTCGCAAAAATATATGCCGCATCTTTCCGCCATTCATCATGAGGATGCCGACAGCCCTTCCGAAGACCAGTTCGCCATGGCCATGTCATTCTGCTCGCAGCTGTTCGATTCCATTCTGGATGTTCCGGGCTATCACAAATGGTTCCTGCATGAAGCGGACTATGAGCCGGCTTTCCGTTTCCAAAAAATGCAGCTGCAATTGATGCAGGCCGAAAATGGTGGCCGCTGGACGCTTAAAAATCCCTGGCATCCGCTATATCTGGACGCTCTGACAAACGTCTATCCCGATGCCCAGCTGGTCATGACCCATCGCGATCCGTTGCAGGTTGTGGGATCGGCCTGCTCTCTGGTGAATACGGTTCGGCCGATTTACAGCGATGCCGTCGATGGCCGCCGGATTGCGGACGCGCTGATGGAAACATTCGATCTCATGATCGAACGCCAGCAGGCTTACCGCGCCAAGCATGGAGAAGATGCGATCTTCGATATCGACTATGCCGAGCAGGTGCGCGATCCGGTCGGCATGATGGCAAAAGTATATGACCATTTCAACGAGCCGCTAACAGCAGAAGCGGAAGCAGCGATGCGCGCCTGTATCGCGGAAAACCCCAAGGGCAAGCACGGCAAGCACAAATATACGCTGGAAGAATTTGGCGTGAGTGAGGACGAGGTTCGCGAACGCTACAAGGATTATCGCGATCGTTTCGGCTTTGCCTGA
- a CDS encoding TetR/AcrR family transcriptional regulator, translating into MANNSKRRARDPEATRADILEAALTLLSKDGPDAVSLSAVAALAGVNRGTAYQHFETREKLVAATLELVSERMFLTVFGDPELLGERDVEKVDMVETTDRLAVFAMENPDLCRIWLLQLLSLPDPSKDPFWREYAGSIARFAQTDMAKPGIDVDVFSVITLAGNFLWPVWARSHSHDEKERTALAHRFAREMLRLSLYGTLVEDRNQTVVERLADEDFGQSPKPLKLVNEKSEKGTNS; encoded by the coding sequence ATGGCAAATAACAGCAAGCGCAGAGCCCGTGATCCTGAAGCGACGCGAGCAGATATCCTCGAAGCCGCCCTGACCCTGCTGTCCAAGGACGGGCCGGACGCCGTGAGCCTGTCGGCTGTCGCGGCGCTAGCCGGGGTCAACCGGGGTACTGCCTATCAGCATTTTGAAACGCGTGAAAAACTCGTCGCCGCGACGCTCGAGCTGGTGTCCGAGCGGATGTTTCTGACCGTTTTCGGTGATCCCGAATTGCTCGGCGAACGCGATGTCGAAAAGGTCGACATGGTCGAGACCACTGACCGTCTCGCCGTTTTCGCCATGGAAAATCCCGATCTCTGTCGCATCTGGCTGTTGCAACTTCTGTCCCTTCCCGATCCGTCCAAGGATCCATTCTGGCGGGAATATGCCGGTTCCATCGCCCGCTTCGCACAGACCGACATGGCAAAGCCGGGAATCGATGTTGACGTATTCTCGGTGATCACGCTGGCAGGGAATTTCCTCTGGCCGGTTTGGGCACGATCGCATTCGCATGATGAAAAGGAACGCACTGCGCTGGCGCATCGCTTCGCCCGGGAAATGCTGCGCTTGTCACTATATGGCACGCTCGTCGAAGACCGGAACCAGACCGTTGTCGAACGGCTGGCGGACGAGGATTTCGGGCAATCGCCAAAGCCATTGAAACTAGTGAATGAAAAATCAGAAAAAGGAACCAATTCGTAA